The DNA region TTCTATGAAAATTCATAAAGAAGGATACCGCCTTCTGCTGATTTCGCTCCTGATCCTCGTCCTGCTGAACGTAGGGGTATTTGTGTTCGCGCCGACGCTGGTGACGTTGCAACGCATCGTGCTGTTTGTCAGCATCACCTTTTTCCTGCTGATTCTTCAATTCTTCCGCAGCCCGCGGCGCACCATCACCACCAACGAGCGGTTTGTGCTGGCCCCAGCCGATGGCAAAGTGGTGGTGATCGAGCAAACCCAGGAAACCGAATACCTGAACGAAGAGCGCATCCAGATTTCGGTCTTTATGTCGCCGGTCAACGTGCACTCCAACATCAACCCCGTGTCGGGTGTCGTGGAATACTTCAAGTACCACGCGGGCAAGTACCTCGTCGCGTGGCACCCCAAATCCAGCCTGGAAAACGAACGGACCACGACCGTGGTCCGCATGACCAACGACGTGCGGATTCTGTTTCGGCAAATTGCCGGAGCACTGGCCAAGCGAATTGTCTGGTATGTGGAAGAAGGGATGGAAGTGGAACAGGGCGCCGAGTTCGGGTTCATCAAATTCGGTTCGCGGGTCGACGTTTTTCTGCCGCTCAACGCAGAAGTGAAAGTAAAGATCGGGGACCGCACCAAAGGAGGCATCACCGTCCTGGCCGAACTGCCGGCCTAAGCACGCAAACTACTCCAATACGGTACACCTGTTTTGTCCTGAAGCAAACGCCATCCCGGCCGCCCGGTACTCGCAGGCGCTATCCGGTCGTCTACCTACCAACGACGTCTTGACTGGGCTTTTTACTTGATTACCAGCCGCTTGTGCACCACCCCCTGCGGCAACGTCAGGGTCACGAAATAGACACCCGCCGGTAACGAGCCTAATGCCAGAGTAGCTTTCGGAGCGTGTTGCGCCCAGGTTCGAACGACCTGCCCCGTCGTTGTGCATAACTGCACGGCATACGTCCCGGAAGGAGGCATCGCGACCGCACGGAGGTCGAGTGTAAAACTTCCCGCCGCCGGATTGGGATACACCGTTACTGCAGCGCTACTGCTCCACTGGGCGGCCTGCGTCACGGTCTGCGGCGAGTAATAACGGGTGGTCGCACTCTCCTTTTGCCATGCGCCTTCGTTGATGGAGTACGCAACCGAAGCCCGGAGCCATTGGGTATCGCTGTAAAAAGAGAGCGGTGTTTCGAGGGTTTCGTAGTAGGCAGGCGGCAGCCAGGGTCGGCTGGCACTTTCGGCGGGCTGGTACCCGTACTCTTCTTTTCCTTCTTCGATCCAGTCCCCCTCGACCCATTCGTAGTCGGTGTAGGCGCGTAACGTGCCATCGCCCTGATAGACATAGGTCTCCCGGTTGTTTTCGACCAGTGCATCGCCGTCCTGCTGGTAGTATATGTACGCGATGAGTTGGTCGGCCGCATCGTATTCGAAGGTCTGCCGTGAATCGATCGACCACCCCGTGCCGTCGTAGAAATAGACGATCTGCTCCAGCAGGTTGCCGTGCGCATCGTACTGATCGGTGGTTCTGAACCATTCGATTTCCTCGTTTTGATCGGTCTGCACGTAATCAATGGTTTCTACCAACTGCCCTGCGGCGTCGTACGCATACGTAGTCCGGCTGTACTTGGTCCAGGCTTGCCCTTCCCTCGAATTGATCACCAATTCCTGCAACTGTTGCTGCGGGTTATAGGTGTAGACGTACTGAAACATCTCGCGCCATGTGTCCCCTGATAACCCGGGTCGGTACGTTATCGAAGTGAGCAGCTGGTCATTCTCTCCCCACTCGTACGTGCTGCGGTTGTTGCCTTCCCACATGGTACCTACTTGCGTGTGGGCCGTAAACTCTGCCAGTCGTCCCAGGGCATCGTATTGGTACTGCTCCCGGTAAACCGACACGCTCTGATCATCCCAGCTCCAGAAAAAACCCGTGGTGAGGTCGCCTTCCGCATTGTAAGTATACGTTTCTTTGTACGCCAACACCGAATCGGTAGGGCTGTTCATGCTGAACGTCAGGAGGCTATCCAGTTTGTATTGATGCATCGCCACAGGCCGGTGCGCCGGTGCGGCAGGAAAAATCGGGGCTTTGCCGGACGGACGTCCTATGCCCGCAGGCCTTGGTACTAGGGATGCCGCCGCTTTTCGGGCGGTGCCAGCCGCAATCGGGGCGGGCGATTGTGCCATGGCCAGACCAGCCCACAGCATCACGCTGGCCATGCATAAAAATTTTCGCATAAGG from Catalinimonas alkaloidigena includes:
- a CDS encoding T9SS type A sorting domain-containing protein, coding for MRKFLCMASVMLWAGLAMAQSPAPIAAGTARKAAASLVPRPAGIGRPSGKAPIFPAAPAHRPVAMHQYKLDSLLTFSMNSPTDSVLAYKETYTYNAEGDLTTGFFWSWDDQSVSVYREQYQYDALGRLAEFTAHTQVGTMWEGNNRSTYEWGENDQLLTSITYRPGLSGDTWREMFQYVYTYNPQQQLQELVINSREGQAWTKYSRTTYAYDAAGQLVETIDYVQTDQNEEIEWFRTTDQYDAHGNLLEQIVYFYDGTGWSIDSRQTFEYDAADQLIAYIYYQQDGDALVENNRETYVYQGDGTLRAYTDYEWVEGDWIEEGKEEYGYQPAESASRPWLPPAYYETLETPLSFYSDTQWLRASVAYSINEGAWQKESATTRYYSPQTVTQAAQWSSSAAVTVYPNPAAGSFTLDLRAVAMPPSGTYAVQLCTTTGQVVRTWAQHAPKATLALGSLPAGVYFVTLTLPQGVVHKRLVIK
- a CDS encoding phosphatidylserine decarboxylase family protein, with the protein product MKIHKEGYRLLLISLLILVLLNVGVFVFAPTLVTLQRIVLFVSITFFLLILQFFRSPRRTITTNERFVLAPADGKVVVIEQTQETEYLNEERIQISVFMSPVNVHSNINPVSGVVEYFKYHAGKYLVAWHPKSSLENERTTTVVRMTNDVRILFRQIAGALAKRIVWYVEEGMEVEQGAEFGFIKFGSRVDVFLPLNAEVKVKIGDRTKGGITVLAELPA